The nucleotide sequence TAGATGAATCCGGAAAATTAGCAGCCACATGTTAACCTCTCTGTATAGATGGATCTGAAAAAATGAAACCGAAGTTGTCAAAAATCCGGTGAATAGCATCCACAGGTGTTCGGTGTGGTAGACGAAATGAAGCTTTGCTGCAAAAGCAAACAAGAAATTACCTCCATCATCTCTAAGAACTCCTTTTGGTTGTTTTGTACTCTACAGCTATTTGAAGTCTAGTGATATCTTTATTTTGAGCTGCGCAACATCTTTAAAAGgaatctaattttaaaaattgttgttggaaATATATGTTTGTAAATAGAATTATGATACtttaaaatgttgaaaataCATGTCAAAGTTCAGTACCAATTATTTTTGGTCATGAGattttcaagttaaatttattttggCAACTTTGTTTTTTGTCAAGTTTGGTTGTTAGACTTGTCCTCCTAGAGGATTTGGGTCATGAGATTAGGTCTGATGCACATATTTACATTAGCATGAAGACATCAAATAAGTCAAATAGGCTTTAGACTAAAGTGGAAAACTAAGATTGACTcaaaaaaaagtggaaagctaaaattatatagatatattttgaagaaattatacAGTGGTAAGTCAGTGTTACTCCTCTGATTTTGATTCAGTTTGATCAGAACTCTGTCCTTCCACACCTGAGGAAGGTGTAAGAGTCAATTCATCATTTCCCGCATCTGCtgccttttcaaaatcaatgttATCTATATCAAAATAGTCTCTCTCTTCTAATGATCCCTCCCTAGGACTAAATGTTGATGAATCTGTTTCTGCATCAAAAGCAACTTCTGACTCATACTCCTCTTCATCTATATTATCCCCTAAAGAATGTTTATCACCTATTTCAGAAGAATTACATTCATTTGAAGattgtttgatttggttttcatGTTCATGCAGCTCCTCTTTGTCTTTGATGGTAACTATAGACTCATTTCGATGTAAATTTGTTTTCTCAATCTCCAACAGCTTTTGAATTGTTTTAGTAGCAATATCAATAGCCCAATCATCACTATCTGCATCTCTGAAAGTAGTCATGTAAAGGATGCTTTGAGATTGTGATCAAATGTTAACATTTAACAGAActaagaataaaaaagaaaatttgaatttagaAATCATTGTTTGCATTTACTTGAAAGGGTCAAGTCCAGCTGAGTTAAAGGTTGATTTCATGACAGTGAGAAGAAGTAAAGGATCAGTGGAGAAATATCCTCCATACATTCCAATTTCCACTAGGAATTGCACATCCATAATAAACTGTTCAAGGAATAAAGATAATggatgagaaattgagaagCATGTTGTTTTCAAAACTCTCATAGTGAAACTCAATAATAAACAGAAGGGAGGGAAGTGGAAAACCTGTTTGGCTTCATCAGTTTGTAAGCTAACATGCTCTTCTGTTGTTGCATTTATCTTCTTGCTCTTGGAAACCCAAATAAACATACACACCATCACCTCTCTCAGTAATTCCATTAACCAATTCACTTCGaacacattttcttcttcaagtttttcaattttcctcagctctaaaaataaaacctaCACATGACAGAGACTAGACTTTATACTAAATATAAAAGCTTACATAAGCATATATAGATGCAAAATCAGAAGCAACTATTTGTTAGGGAATTATCAGTGAAAACATACCTGAAAAATGGCAGAAGGCATTGGATTGTGGATCATGTTTGCATCAAATTGGTCGTTATAGTGAATAGCTGAAGCTATTTCATGGCTGCTACAAGTAGACAAAGCTCTGAGAATTAATTGCTGGCAGAACACATTTCTCAACTTATTGAAGCCCTCTTCAATAAACATCAGAAAAACATCGAGTTCATGATGCTTAAAACCAACTGAGTGGTTCTCCACCAATTGTGAATCCATGCTGAAGATATCTTTGACCATGGTAGAGAGAAACTGCACCAATGTTGACAAATTGGCCAAAATAGAAACCTGTTGTGTAAGTGACTCAGGTAACTTGATTCTAGAACTATCTTGCTCCGTTGCACTTGTTTCATAAGTAAGGGCTCTTTCAAGTATGATAATATACTCATTAAAGAGATTCTTGAGTCCGCTAATAACTAAATTTCCCATTTCAAGTTCAACTAATGGAGAAATGTCTTCTGCAATGGCCTGATTATTGTCAATCAAATAT is from Medicago truncatula cultivar Jemalong A17 chromosome 1, MtrunA17r5.0-ANR, whole genome shotgun sequence and encodes:
- the LOC25484221 gene encoding exocyst complex component EXO84C; the protein is MGNLVISGLKNLFNEYIIILERALTYETSATEQDSSRIKLPESLTQQVSILANLSTLVQFLSTMVKDIFSMDSQLVENHSVGFKHHELDVFLMFIEEGFNKLRNVFCQQLILRALSTCSSHEIASAIHYNDQFDANMIHNPMPSAIFQVLFLELRKIEKLEEENVFEVNWLMELLREVMVCMFIWVSKSKKINATTEEHVSLQTDEAKQFIMDVQFLVEIGMYGGYFSTDPLLLLTVMKSTFNSAGLDPFKDADSDDWAIDIATKTIQKLLEIEKTNLHRNESIVTIKDKEELHEHENQIKQSSNECNSSEIGDKHSLGDNIDEEEYESEVAFDAETDSSTFSPREGSLEERDYFDIDNIDFEKAADAGNDELTLTPSSGVEGQSSDQTESKSEE